The following coding sequences are from one Poecile atricapillus isolate bPoeAtr1 chromosome 28, bPoeAtr1.hap1, whole genome shotgun sequence window:
- the USE1 gene encoding vesicle transport protein USE1 — MAPGAEASSGATMSATRLELNLMRLLSRCEAMAAERRDPEEWRLEKYVAALEDMLRELKKQSSKPAPELLNEYSRKVDFLKGLLEAEKLSSSMEKALANQFLAPGRTPTTAKERTPATKTVHLQTKARCTGQMRSELLGTDPLATDDSEELNIRKRKGLTSDEKQSAVELDAVLQHHQDMQEKLAEEMLSLARSLKNNTLAAQNVIKQDNQTLSHSLRMADQNFEKLKDESDRLEQHAKKSVNWLLWIMLIVVCFIFISMILFIRIFPKLK; from the exons ATGGCGCCCGGCGCTGAGGCGAGTTCCGGTGCCACCATGTCCGCGACGCGGCTGGAGCTGAACTTGATGCGGCTCCTGAGCCGGTGCGAGGCGATGGCGGCGGAGCGGCGGGACCCTGAGGAGTGGCGGCTGGAGAAG TATGTGGCTGCCCTGGAGGACATGCTCCGGGAGCTGAAGAAGCAGTCCAG CAAGCCAGCCCCTGAACTGCTGAATGAATACTCTCGCAAAGTGGACTTCCTAAAGGGACTCCTAGAAGCTGAAAAATTG TCTTCATCGATGGAAAAGGCTCTGGCAAACCAGTTCCTGGCCCCTGGGCGCACCCCGACCACAGCCAAGGAGAGAACCCCGGCCACCAAAACCGTCCATCTGCAGACCAAGGCGCGCTGCACGGGCCAGATGAGGAGTGAGCTGCTTGGCACA GATCCCCTGGCTACTGATG attcTGAGGAGTTGAACATAAGGAAGCGAAA AGGCCTCACATCAGATGAGAAGCAGTCGGCAGTGGAGCTggatgctgtgctgcagcaccaCCAGGATATGCAGGAGAAGCTGGCTGAGGAAATGCTCAGCTTGGCTCGCAGCCTCAAAAACAACACTCTGGCTGCCCAGAACGTGATCAAACAGGACAACCAG ACACTGTCACACTCCCTCAGGATGGCAGACCAGAACTTCGAGAAGCTCAAGGACGAGTCCGACCGCCTGGAACAGCATGCCAAGAAATCCGTCAACTGGCTGCTGTGGATAATGCTAATTGTAGTTTGTTTTATATTCATCAGCATGATTCTCTTCatcaggattttccccaaacTGAAATGa